Proteins from one Bactrocera neohumeralis isolate Rockhampton chromosome 3, APGP_CSIRO_Bneo_wtdbg2-racon-allhic-juicebox.fasta_v2, whole genome shotgun sequence genomic window:
- the LOC126753470 gene encoding uncharacterized protein LOC126753470 isoform X1, whose product MQQSHNSACFKGEDSTLHGFQSYLCRIVMENFDKRLGSFFVAESESPLRCSHYVIDIGISMKSLLDLNDDCLIEIFKYLSLVEAFKVIDVRNARLTEIAHQRISTFKELNITIREFPNFNAEQLRIIGENIYSLSMTCGYSIPTQNVLNIMQPLCKGAAATNQLRVFSLNYVYFNKEYCQYIGNAAAKLQKLNLNYCQLTDKLLTDLLKSCNDLLELEILGNYTLNGEFLNKLHLPTLRVLKLELHAEWNYPMENFKIKNPNVKLII is encoded by the exons ATGCAACAATCCCACAACTCCGCGTGCTTCAAGGGAGAAGATTCAACGTTGCATGGATTTCAGTCATATTTATGCAGAATAGTCATGGAAAATTTCGACAAACGA CTCGGCTCTTTTTTTGTCGCAGAAAGTGAAAGCCCTTTACGTTGTTCACATTACGTTATTGACATAGGAATAAGTATGAAATCTCTACTTGATCTGAACGACGATTGTCTCatagaaatattcaaatacCTCAGCCTTGTGGAAGCGTTTAAAGTAATCGATGTGCGCAACGCACGTCTTACGGAAATCGCACATCAAAGAATTTCAACATTCAAGGAGCTCAATATTACAATACGAGAATTTCCGAATTTCAACGCAGAGCAGCTGCGAATAATAGGTGAAAATATATACAGCCTTAGTATGACTTGCGGATACTCAATACCAacacaaaatgtattaaatataatGCAGCCGCTCTGCAAAGGAGCTGCCGCTACTAATCAATTGCGCGTGTTTTCgctaaattatgtatatttcaataaagAATACTGTCAATACATCGGCAACGCAGCGGCAAAGTTACAAAAGCTCAATTTGAATTATTGCCAACTAACCGACAAACTTTTAACAGACTTACTGAAGAGCTGTAACGATTTATTAGAACTAGAAATATTGGGCAATTACACGTTGAACGGGGAGTTTTTGAACAAACTTCACTTACCTACCTTACGAGTACTCAAATTGGAATTGCATGCGGAGTGGAACTATCCCatggagaattttaaaattaaaaacccaaATGTTAAATTGATAATATAA
- the LOC126753470 gene encoding uncharacterized protein LOC126753470 isoform X2: MQIKQIVFVIAIETTLCVENLGSFFVAESESPLRCSHYVIDIGISMKSLLDLNDDCLIEIFKYLSLVEAFKVIDVRNARLTEIAHQRISTFKELNITIREFPNFNAEQLRIIGENIYSLSMTCGYSIPTQNVLNIMQPLCKGAAATNQLRVFSLNYVYFNKEYCQYIGNAAAKLQKLNLNYCQLTDKLLTDLLKSCNDLLELEILGNYTLNGEFLNKLHLPTLRVLKLELHAEWNYPMENFKIKNPNVKLII; encoded by the exons ATGCAAATCAAACAAATTGTGTTCGTTATCGCAATTGAAACTACACTCTGTGtggaaaat CTCGGCTCTTTTTTTGTCGCAGAAAGTGAAAGCCCTTTACGTTGTTCACATTACGTTATTGACATAGGAATAAGTATGAAATCTCTACTTGATCTGAACGACGATTGTCTCatagaaatattcaaatacCTCAGCCTTGTGGAAGCGTTTAAAGTAATCGATGTGCGCAACGCACGTCTTACGGAAATCGCACATCAAAGAATTTCAACATTCAAGGAGCTCAATATTACAATACGAGAATTTCCGAATTTCAACGCAGAGCAGCTGCGAATAATAGGTGAAAATATATACAGCCTTAGTATGACTTGCGGATACTCAATACCAacacaaaatgtattaaatataatGCAGCCGCTCTGCAAAGGAGCTGCCGCTACTAATCAATTGCGCGTGTTTTCgctaaattatgtatatttcaataaagAATACTGTCAATACATCGGCAACGCAGCGGCAAAGTTACAAAAGCTCAATTTGAATTATTGCCAACTAACCGACAAACTTTTAACAGACTTACTGAAGAGCTGTAACGATTTATTAGAACTAGAAATATTGGGCAATTACACGTTGAACGGGGAGTTTTTGAACAAACTTCACTTACCTACCTTACGAGTACTCAAATTGGAATTGCATGCGGAGTGGAACTATCCCatggagaattttaaaattaaaaacccaaATGTTAAATTGATAATATAA
- the LOC126753470 gene encoding uncharacterized protein LOC126753470 isoform X3, with the protein MKSLLDLNDDCLIEIFKYLSLVEAFKVIDVRNARLTEIAHQRISTFKELNITIREFPNFNAEQLRIIGENIYSLSMTCGYSIPTQNVLNIMQPLCKGAAATNQLRVFSLNYVYFNKEYCQYIGNAAAKLQKLNLNYCQLTDKLLTDLLKSCNDLLELEILGNYTLNGEFLNKLHLPTLRVLKLELHAEWNYPMENFKIKNPNVKLII; encoded by the coding sequence ATGAAATCTCTACTTGATCTGAACGACGATTGTCTCatagaaatattcaaatacCTCAGCCTTGTGGAAGCGTTTAAAGTAATCGATGTGCGCAACGCACGTCTTACGGAAATCGCACATCAAAGAATTTCAACATTCAAGGAGCTCAATATTACAATACGAGAATTTCCGAATTTCAACGCAGAGCAGCTGCGAATAATAGGTGAAAATATATACAGCCTTAGTATGACTTGCGGATACTCAATACCAacacaaaatgtattaaatataatGCAGCCGCTCTGCAAAGGAGCTGCCGCTACTAATCAATTGCGCGTGTTTTCgctaaattatgtatatttcaataaagAATACTGTCAATACATCGGCAACGCAGCGGCAAAGTTACAAAAGCTCAATTTGAATTATTGCCAACTAACCGACAAACTTTTAACAGACTTACTGAAGAGCTGTAACGATTTATTAGAACTAGAAATATTGGGCAATTACACGTTGAACGGGGAGTTTTTGAACAAACTTCACTTACCTACCTTACGAGTACTCAAATTGGAATTGCATGCGGAGTGGAACTATCCCatggagaattttaaaattaaaaacccaaATGTTAAATTGATAATATAA